The Salinispora tropica CNB-440 genome has a window encoding:
- the moeZ gene encoding adenylyltransferase/sulfurtransferase MoeZ — MAAALPGERQWRGSPLPILGEFTVSLPPLVEPAAELTVDEIRRYSRHLIIPDVGVEGQKRLKNARVLCVGAGGLGSPALMYLAAAGVGTLGIVDFDTVDESNLQRQIIHGVSDVGRAKAESASASIREINPLVEVKIHNTALDRDNVKEIFAQYDLIVDGTDNFATRYLVNDAAVLLGKPYVWGSIYRFDGQASVFWAEHGPCYRCLYPEPPPPGMVPSCAEGGVLGVLCASIGSIQVNEAIKLLAGVGESLVGRLMVYDALEMSYRKIKVRKDPNCALCGENPTVTDLLADYEDFCGAVSTEAQEAVVDATVTAGELKAWQDAGKEIFLVDVREPAEFEIVRIPGSTLIPKGDIVSGHALGKLPQDRQIVLHCKSGVRSAEALAALKAAGFRDAVHLQGGVLSWIRQVDPSLPAY; from the coding sequence ATGGCCGCCGCCCTGCCCGGCGAGCGACAATGGCGCGGTTCGCCACTGCCGATCCTCGGGGAGTTCACCGTGTCGCTGCCCCCGCTCGTCGAGCCCGCCGCCGAGCTGACCGTTGACGAGATCCGCCGCTACTCGCGCCACCTGATCATCCCGGATGTCGGGGTTGAGGGGCAGAAGCGGTTGAAGAACGCCCGGGTGCTCTGTGTCGGCGCCGGCGGCCTCGGTTCTCCGGCGCTGATGTACCTCGCCGCCGCCGGGGTGGGCACGCTCGGCATCGTCGACTTCGACACCGTCGACGAGTCCAACCTCCAACGTCAGATCATCCACGGCGTCTCCGACGTTGGCCGCGCCAAGGCGGAATCAGCCTCCGCCAGCATCCGTGAGATCAACCCGTTGGTCGAGGTAAAGATCCACAACACCGCGTTGGACCGGGACAACGTCAAGGAGATCTTCGCCCAGTACGACCTGATCGTGGACGGCACCGACAACTTCGCCACCCGGTACCTGGTCAACGACGCGGCGGTGCTGCTCGGCAAGCCGTACGTGTGGGGGTCCATCTACCGGTTCGACGGGCAGGCCTCGGTGTTCTGGGCCGAGCACGGTCCCTGCTACCGCTGCCTCTACCCGGAGCCTCCTCCGCCCGGCATGGTGCCCTCCTGCGCGGAGGGCGGCGTGCTCGGCGTGCTCTGCGCGTCGATCGGCTCGATTCAGGTGAACGAGGCGATCAAGCTCCTCGCCGGTGTCGGTGAGTCGCTGGTCGGCCGACTCATGGTCTACGACGCCCTGGAGATGAGCTACCGCAAGATCAAGGTGCGGAAGGATCCGAACTGCGCTCTCTGCGGCGAGAACCCCACGGTCACCGACCTGCTGGCCGACTACGAGGACTTCTGCGGTGCAGTGTCGACCGAGGCCCAGGAGGCCGTGGTGGACGCGACGGTCACCGCCGGCGAGCTGAAGGCGTGGCAGGACGCCGGCAAGGAGATCTTCCTGGTTGACGTGCGGGAGCCGGCCGAGTTCGAGATCGTCCGGATCCCGGGCTCCACGCTGATTCCCAAGGGAGACATCGTCTCCGGGCACGCGCTGGGGAAGCTCCCGCAGGACCGACAGATCGTGCTGCACTGCAAGTCCGGCGTCCGGTCCGCGGAGGCGCTCGCCGCGCTGAAGGCCGCCGGCTTCCGGGACGCGGTGCACCTCCAGGGGGGTGTCCTCTCCTGGATCAGGCAGGTCGATCCGTCGTTGCCCGCGTACTGA
- a CDS encoding prenyltransferase/squalene oxidase repeat-containing protein has product MTAVVDIDAAIGYVVARGDVVERARLGRLRTGTPPAEEVLAVAEVGQLPEGGWPAYLEGETASVDATCFRLGELDDLGALGRSAARRALDWLAARQLPEGGWEEDATLADTAPEWARPGAPEAGFYLTASAAFWLSVAGLDARAAGPLDARVGGAYAGVVHGAALSLAARLNPDGTWPSFLAAGWLSAAVLFRQEMYQESARIQVALAERIGDMAPANVAWLGATLRRVGVDPQDWVLVRARRRLAETQRSDGGWESEDGHQFDVHATLTAIRACH; this is encoded by the coding sequence GTGACCGCTGTGGTGGATATCGATGCCGCGATCGGCTACGTGGTGGCGCGCGGAGACGTGGTGGAGCGTGCCCGGCTCGGCCGACTGCGCACCGGTACGCCGCCGGCCGAGGAGGTGCTCGCCGTCGCCGAGGTTGGGCAGCTGCCGGAGGGCGGCTGGCCGGCGTACCTCGAGGGGGAGACAGCCTCCGTCGACGCGACCTGTTTCCGTCTCGGCGAGCTCGACGACCTCGGTGCCCTCGGCCGATCGGCGGCCCGGCGGGCGCTGGACTGGCTCGCCGCGCGCCAGCTGCCGGAGGGGGGCTGGGAGGAGGACGCCACGCTGGCCGACACCGCCCCCGAGTGGGCCCGGCCGGGTGCGCCGGAGGCAGGTTTCTACCTGACGGCGAGCGCGGCGTTCTGGCTCAGCGTCGCCGGCCTGGACGCCCGGGCGGCCGGGCCGTTGGACGCTCGGGTCGGCGGGGCCTACGCGGGCGTCGTGCACGGCGCCGCGCTCTCCCTCGCGGCCCGGCTGAACCCGGACGGGACCTGGCCATCCTTCCTCGCCGCCGGGTGGTTGAGCGCGGCGGTGCTGTTCCGGCAGGAGATGTATCAGGAGTCCGCCCGGATCCAGGTGGCGCTCGCCGAGCGGATCGGCGACATGGCTCCGGCCAACGTCGCCTGGCTGGGTGCGACGCTGCGCCGGGTCGGCGTGGACCCGCAGGACTGGGTCCTGGTGCGTGCCCGCCGTCGGCTCGCCGAGACCCAGCGCAGTGATGGGGGCTGGGAGAGCGAGGACGGGCACCAGTTCGATGTCCACGCGACGTTGACCGCGATCCGCGCCTGCCACTGA
- a CDS encoding glutamate-5-semialdehyde dehydrogenase: MSVVEQAQRARTAAAALAVATRADKDAALHAMADALVARTSEILAANGADLAAGRDEGLSTAILDRLALDAGRVADIADALRQMAALPDPTGEVVRGSTLPNGLQLRQIRVPFGVVGIIYEARPNVTVDAAGICLKSGNAVLLRGSSSAARSNVALVSVLRDAVAGTGLPADSVQLLDATTRDSVKELMRARGLVDVLIPRGGAALIRTVVEEATVPVIETGVGNCHVYVDAAADVSKAVAIALNAKTQRLSTCNTAESLLVHTAVADAVLPPALAAFAAAGVTVHGCPQVARHSTAVLPATDEDYATEYLSADISVAVVESLDAAVAHIQRYGTGHTEAIVTDSQSAAREFVARVDAAAVMVNASTRFTDGGEFGFGAEIGISTQKLHARGPMGLPELTSTKYVVTGDGQLR, encoded by the coding sequence ATGAGCGTCGTCGAACAGGCGCAACGGGCCCGGACGGCGGCGGCCGCGTTGGCGGTCGCCACGCGGGCTGACAAGGATGCCGCGCTGCACGCGATGGCCGACGCGCTGGTGGCGCGGACCTCCGAGATCCTGGCCGCCAACGGCGCGGACCTCGCCGCCGGACGCGACGAGGGGCTGAGCACGGCGATCCTGGACCGGCTCGCCCTCGACGCGGGGCGAGTGGCCGACATTGCCGACGCACTGCGTCAGATGGCCGCGCTCCCCGACCCGACAGGCGAGGTCGTTCGGGGTTCGACCCTCCCCAACGGGCTACAGCTGCGGCAGATTCGGGTGCCGTTCGGGGTGGTGGGCATCATCTACGAGGCGCGACCGAACGTCACCGTTGACGCGGCCGGCATCTGCCTGAAATCCGGAAACGCGGTGCTGCTGCGGGGCTCCTCCTCCGCCGCCCGGTCGAACGTCGCGCTGGTCTCGGTGTTGCGCGACGCGGTCGCCGGCACGGGCCTGCCAGCGGACTCGGTACAGCTCCTCGATGCCACGACACGCGACTCGGTCAAGGAGCTGATGCGCGCCCGGGGCCTGGTGGACGTCCTGATCCCGCGCGGCGGTGCGGCACTGATCCGTACGGTTGTCGAAGAGGCGACCGTCCCGGTAATCGAGACCGGTGTCGGCAACTGTCACGTCTATGTTGATGCTGCCGCAGACGTGTCAAAGGCCGTCGCGATCGCCCTGAACGCGAAGACACAGCGCCTCTCCACCTGCAACACGGCCGAGTCGCTGCTGGTACACACCGCAGTCGCGGACGCCGTTCTGCCCCCGGCGTTGGCCGCGTTCGCCGCGGCCGGGGTGACCGTACACGGCTGCCCGCAGGTCGCTCGACACTCCACGGCCGTGCTGCCGGCGACTGACGAGGACTACGCCACCGAATATCTGTCGGCGGACATCTCGGTCGCCGTCGTCGAGTCACTGGACGCGGCGGTCGCGCACATCCAGCGGTACGGTACGGGGCACACCGAGGCGATCGTGACCGACTCCCAGTCGGCCGCCCGCGAGTTCGTGGCCCGGGTTGACGCGGCGGCGGTGATGGTGAACGCCTCCACCCGGTTCACCGACGGTGGGGAGTTCGGCTTTGGTGCCGAAATCGGCATCTCCACCCAGAAGCTACACGCCCGCGGGCCGATGGGGTTGCCGGAGCTGACCAGCACGAAGTACGTGGTCACCGGCGACGGCCAGCTGCGCTGA
- the proB gene encoding glutamate 5-kinase translates to MRDSVRAARRVVVKIGSSSLTTADGGLDDGRVDALVDTLGTLAAQGREVVLVSSGAIAAGLAPLGLTRRPRDLATQQAAASVGQGLLIRRYAAAFARHRRTVGQVLLTVDDMTRRAHYRNAYRTLRKLLDLGAVPIVNENDTVATEEIRFGDNDRLAALVAALVDTDLLLLLSDVDALWTGDPTRPGSTRIAEVRDERDLSGVAIGGAGRAGVGTGGMVTKVEAARIATGFGIPVILTSADQAAEALDGKPVGTFFHPSQRRPTARLFWLAHATSPRGRLQLDPGAVAAVVDRRKSLLPAGITAVRGAFTAGDPVDLVDTDGVPVARGLVNYDAVELPGLLGRSTAELATALGPAYEREVVHCDDLVLL, encoded by the coding sequence GTGCGCGACAGTGTGAGGGCGGCCCGGCGGGTGGTCGTCAAGATCGGTTCTTCCTCGTTGACCACGGCCGACGGCGGCCTGGATGACGGGCGGGTCGACGCGCTCGTGGACACCCTCGGCACCCTCGCCGCCCAGGGCCGGGAGGTTGTGCTGGTCTCCTCCGGCGCGATCGCCGCGGGGCTGGCCCCGCTGGGGCTGACCCGCCGCCCCCGTGACCTGGCCACCCAGCAGGCCGCCGCCAGCGTTGGCCAGGGGCTACTGATCCGACGGTACGCCGCCGCCTTCGCCCGGCACCGACGCACCGTCGGTCAGGTGTTGCTCACCGTGGACGACATGACCCGGCGGGCGCACTACCGCAACGCGTACCGGACCCTGCGCAAGCTACTCGACCTGGGCGCGGTGCCGATCGTCAACGAAAACGACACGGTCGCCACCGAGGAGATCCGGTTCGGCGACAATGACCGGCTCGCTGCCCTGGTGGCTGCCTTGGTCGACACCGATCTACTACTTCTGCTCTCCGATGTGGACGCGCTTTGGACCGGAGATCCAACCCGCCCCGGATCGACGCGGATCGCCGAGGTCCGCGACGAGCGGGACCTGTCCGGGGTGGCGATCGGCGGTGCCGGCCGGGCCGGTGTCGGCACCGGGGGCATGGTGACCAAGGTGGAGGCCGCCCGGATCGCCACCGGCTTCGGCATCCCGGTAATCCTGACCTCTGCCGACCAGGCGGCCGAGGCGCTGGACGGGAAGCCGGTCGGCACCTTCTTCCATCCCAGTCAACGCCGGCCGACCGCCCGGCTGTTCTGGCTGGCGCACGCCACCTCACCCCGCGGCCGGCTACAGCTGGACCCGGGCGCGGTCGCGGCCGTCGTCGACCGGCGCAAGTCGCTGCTACCCGCGGGGATCACCGCGGTGCGGGGCGCCTTCACCGCAGGCGATCCGGTTGACCTGGTCGACACCGACGGTGTGCCGGTGGCCCGCGGGCTGGTCAACTACGACGCGGTGGAGTTGCCCGGTCTACTCGGACGCTCCACCGCTGAGCTCGCCACGGCCCTTGGCCCAGCCTACGAGCGGGAGGTCGTCCACTGCGATGACCTGGTGCTGTTGTAA
- a CDS encoding MGMT family protein yields MGPEEYVEAVLELVERIPPGRAMSYGAVADALAERSGRASPRLVGSILARHGGGVPWHRVVTSAGRLPPGHELSARARLLAEGTPLCGDRVDLRAAGWSPARGM; encoded by the coding sequence GTGGGACCCGAGGAGTACGTCGAGGCGGTGCTGGAACTGGTCGAGCGCATCCCGCCCGGCCGGGCGATGTCGTACGGGGCGGTGGCCGACGCGCTCGCCGAACGTTCGGGTCGGGCGTCGCCCCGGCTGGTCGGATCGATCCTGGCGCGCCACGGCGGCGGTGTGCCCTGGCATCGCGTCGTGACCTCGGCTGGTCGGCTGCCGCCCGGGCATGAACTCTCGGCGCGGGCCCGGCTGCTCGCCGAGGGGACGCCGCTGTGTGGCGATCGGGTGGACCTGCGGGCGGCGGGCTGGTCGCCGGCGAGAGGGATGTGA
- a CDS encoding MFS transporter, with product MDAPPAGTGPPAAGFTADRAPAGGPAGPSVAEALPRRVHLGYATGSLATGAFGTVPGLLLLPYLTDTLGVTAGIAALLVLLPKAWDVLVNPVAGRISDRTRSRWGARRPYLLGAGVALALFFALIFAAPFGTGAAAGGYVALAFLATATAFAFFQVPYVAMPAELTTGYTERTRLMTWRIAVLALAILVSGAVAPLVRDAGGGGISGHRWMGLFVAGLILLGAVGAFVGTRSAPVGIVQESEPSLRAQLAVAGRNRAFRALLACFVIQSAGVATILAGVNYFATQILRNPETGPTVLFACFVGPALLVMPVWSRIGQRFGKLTGLIAAALLFAAGALALVAAELLPAVGIYLLVALVGVGYAGQQVFALAMLPDCIAYDEARTGRRQAGVFTGVWTAGETFGLALGPGIFGLVLQLSGYLSSDTGAAATQPESARLGILLGFTVLPAVMVGAATLLLRPYSLTSADLGTVMEELSSRETGHSAGSTVTENHGKGTTG from the coding sequence ATGGACGCGCCGCCGGCTGGAACCGGTCCACCTGCTGCTGGCTTCACCGCTGACCGGGCGCCGGCCGGCGGCCCTGCCGGTCCGTCCGTAGCCGAGGCGCTGCCCCGCCGAGTGCACCTGGGGTACGCCACCGGGTCGCTGGCCACCGGGGCCTTCGGCACCGTGCCCGGGCTGCTTCTGCTGCCCTACCTGACCGACACGCTGGGCGTGACGGCGGGTATCGCCGCCCTGCTCGTGCTGCTGCCGAAAGCGTGGGACGTACTGGTCAATCCAGTCGCCGGCCGGATCTCCGACCGCACCCGGTCCCGGTGGGGAGCGCGTCGCCCGTACCTCCTGGGCGCCGGAGTCGCGCTTGCCCTCTTCTTCGCCCTGATCTTCGCAGCGCCGTTCGGTACCGGGGCGGCGGCCGGCGGCTACGTGGCGCTGGCCTTCCTGGCCACCGCGACCGCGTTCGCCTTCTTCCAGGTTCCGTACGTGGCGATGCCGGCCGAGCTGACCACCGGCTACACCGAGCGCACCCGGTTGATGACCTGGCGGATCGCGGTGCTGGCGCTGGCCATCCTGGTCTCCGGCGCGGTGGCCCCGCTGGTGCGGGACGCGGGCGGCGGCGGTATTTCCGGGCACCGCTGGATGGGGCTCTTCGTCGCCGGCCTGATCCTGCTCGGCGCGGTCGGGGCGTTCGTGGGCACCCGGTCCGCCCCGGTCGGCATCGTGCAGGAGAGCGAGCCGTCGTTGCGGGCCCAACTCGCAGTAGCCGGACGTAACCGGGCTTTCCGGGCGCTCCTGGCCTGCTTTGTGATCCAGTCCGCCGGGGTGGCGACGATCCTGGCCGGGGTGAACTACTTCGCCACCCAGATCCTGCGCAATCCGGAGACCGGGCCCACCGTCCTGTTCGCCTGCTTCGTCGGGCCGGCGCTGTTGGTCATGCCGGTGTGGAGCCGGATCGGGCAGCGGTTCGGCAAGCTCACCGGGCTGATCGCCGCCGCGCTCCTCTTCGCCGCCGGTGCGCTGGCCCTGGTCGCCGCCGAGCTGCTCCCCGCCGTCGGTATCTACCTGCTGGTCGCGCTGGTCGGCGTCGGGTACGCCGGCCAGCAGGTCTTCGCTCTCGCCATGTTGCCCGACTGCATCGCCTACGACGAGGCCCGTACCGGCCGACGGCAGGCAGGTGTGTTCACCGGAGTGTGGACCGCCGGGGAGACGTTCGGGTTGGCGCTGGGACCGGGCATCTTCGGTCTGGTGCTCCAGCTCTCCGGCTACCTCTCGTCGGACACCGGAGCCGCCGCGACCCAGCCGGAGTCCGCCCGGCTCGGCATCCTCCTCGGCTTCACCGTCCTCCCCGCCGTGATGGTCGGTGCCGCCACCCTTCTGCTGCGCCCCTACTCCCTTACCTCCGCCGATCTCGGCACCGTCATGGAGGAGCTGTCTTCCCGCGAAACTGGACACTCGGCGGGGAGTACGGTCACCGAAAACCACGGAAAGGGCACCACTGGATGA
- a CDS encoding pyridoxal phosphate-dependent decarboxylase family protein, producing the protein MIDEEGLPAHGLPAERVLDGIRALRSGDRPTHGGRLFAYVYDPAVPGLDELTAAAHAESAHVNGLDPTAFPSLLAMENALVGAAAQLLGGGPGTTAPDVVGSVTSGGTESLILAVKAARDAHPEITEPRIVMPVTAHAAFVKAGHYLRVAVDMVPVSAETLRPDPAAMAAAIRPETVLVVASAPGYAHGVIDPVTEIAAVAADAGVRCHVDACFGGWALPWLRRLGEPVPAFDFAVPGVTSISVDLHKYAYTPKGVSILLHRDPELRKTQYFAHADWPGYTMINSVIASTRSGGPIAAAYATLRHLGEDGYLRLAAVTRDAMNELADVIRAAGGLRLVAEPESTVICFTVTDPELDLFVLVDELAARGWHTQPQLAYAGLPRTVHLTLTASVAPVVGKFGPDLADAVAATRAAGPVKLPAELLALARSLTPEGLTPDLVAGLAAGLGLGLGEAADAGAEPVPARMAVVNTLLEEVPAALQERLLVEFVGLLQRPTWSRD; encoded by the coding sequence ATGATCGACGAAGAGGGGCTGCCCGCCCACGGGCTGCCGGCGGAACGCGTTCTGGACGGAATCCGGGCACTGCGTAGCGGGGACCGGCCCACCCATGGCGGGCGACTGTTCGCGTACGTCTACGACCCGGCGGTCCCCGGGCTGGATGAGCTGACCGCCGCCGCGCACGCGGAGAGCGCCCACGTCAACGGGCTCGACCCGACGGCCTTTCCGTCTCTGCTCGCGATGGAGAACGCGTTGGTCGGTGCCGCCGCCCAGCTACTCGGTGGTGGCCCCGGAACCACCGCGCCGGACGTGGTGGGCTCGGTCACCAGCGGGGGCACGGAGTCGCTGATCCTGGCGGTGAAGGCGGCCCGGGACGCCCATCCCGAGATCACCGAACCCCGGATCGTGATGCCGGTAACCGCCCACGCCGCGTTCGTGAAGGCCGGCCACTACCTTCGAGTGGCCGTGGACATGGTGCCGGTGTCGGCGGAGACCCTGCGCCCCGACCCGGCCGCCATGGCCGCCGCGATCCGCCCCGAAACCGTGCTGGTCGTCGCCTCCGCTCCGGGATACGCGCACGGGGTCATCGACCCGGTCACCGAGATCGCGGCGGTCGCCGCCGACGCCGGGGTGCGCTGCCACGTGGACGCCTGCTTCGGCGGCTGGGCCCTGCCCTGGCTACGCCGCCTCGGCGAACCGGTGCCGGCGTTCGACTTCGCCGTACCCGGTGTCACCTCGATCTCGGTTGACCTGCACAAGTACGCGTACACCCCGAAGGGCGTGTCAATCCTGCTGCACCGGGACCCGGAGCTGCGGAAGACGCAGTACTTCGCGCACGCCGACTGGCCCGGCTACACAATGATCAATTCGGTGATCGCCTCCACCCGGTCCGGCGGGCCGATCGCCGCGGCCTACGCGACCCTGCGTCACCTGGGTGAGGACGGCTACCTACGGCTGGCGGCGGTGACCCGGGACGCGATGAACGAGCTGGCGGACGTCATCCGGGCCGCTGGCGGCCTGCGGCTCGTGGCCGAGCCCGAGTCGACCGTGATCTGCTTCACCGTGACCGATCCGGAGCTGGACCTCTTCGTGCTCGTGGACGAACTGGCCGCGCGGGGCTGGCACACCCAACCGCAGCTCGCCTACGCCGGCTTGCCGCGCACCGTGCATCTGACATTGACCGCGTCAGTGGCGCCGGTGGTGGGCAAGTTTGGCCCCGACCTGGCCGACGCTGTCGCGGCGACCCGGGCGGCCGGGCCGGTCAAGCTCCCCGCGGAACTGCTCGCCCTCGCCCGATCACTGACCCCGGAAGGGCTGACCCCGGACCTGGTCGCCGGCCTGGCCGCCGGGCTTGGTCTCGGTCTGGGCGAGGCGGCGGACGCCGGGGCCGAGCCGGTGCCGGCCCGGATGGCCGTGGTGAACACCCTGCTCGAAGAGGTGCCGGCGGCGCTACAGGAGCGTCTGCTCGTGGAGTTCGTCGGCCTGCTGCAACGACCCACCTGGTCCCGCGACTGA
- a CDS encoding NADH-quinone oxidoreductase subunit B, with amino-acid sequence MQVPAVLGEPIRFVLNWGRRYSLWVFNFGLACCAIEFIATSMSRHDFMRLGVIPFAHGPRQADLMVVSGTVTDKMAPAIKRLYDQMPEPKYVISFGACSNCGGPYWDSYSVTKGVDQLIPVDVYVPGCPPRPEALLHGILRLQEKIAAEEAGVGGVSRPDALASPADALPPRAADSLTAPPVRPPDPS; translated from the coding sequence GTGCAGGTGCCGGCTGTGCTGGGCGAGCCGATCCGATTCGTGCTGAACTGGGGCCGGCGCTACTCGCTCTGGGTCTTCAACTTCGGCCTCGCCTGCTGCGCCATCGAGTTCATCGCCACCAGCATGAGCCGGCACGACTTCATGCGCCTCGGGGTGATCCCGTTCGCGCACGGTCCCCGACAAGCCGACCTCATGGTGGTCTCGGGCACGGTCACCGACAAGATGGCTCCCGCCATCAAGCGGCTCTACGACCAGATGCCGGAGCCGAAGTACGTGATCTCCTTCGGTGCCTGCTCGAACTGCGGCGGGCCGTACTGGGACTCGTACTCGGTCACCAAGGGCGTCGACCAGCTCATCCCGGTTGACGTGTACGTTCCGGGCTGCCCACCCCGGCCGGAGGCGCTGCTGCACGGCATCCTGCGGCTGCAGGAGAAGATCGCCGCGGAGGAGGCCGGCGTCGGCGGGGTCTCCCGCCCGGACGCCCTCGCCTCACCGGCCGACGCCCTCCCCCCGCGCGCCGCCGACTCGCTGACCGCCCCGCCAGTCCGTCCGCCCGACCCGTCCTGA
- a CDS encoding glucose 1-dehydrogenase, with translation MRAVTVSPRIPGSLCLVEDWPEPAVEEGGILVEALAVGVCGTDQDIIAGHFGEAPPGQEQLVIGHESLGRVLEDPTGTLHRGDLVAAIVRHPDPVPCLNCAVDEWDMCRNGLFTEHGIKGLPGFARERWRVQPRFAVPLGAAFARVGMLLEPTSIVAKAWEHIERVGHRARWDPRTTLITGAGPIGLLAALLATQRGLTVHVLDRNTTGPKPDLVRALGATYHTESVNEVDLQPDVLVECTGDPRVVLDSMCKVGPTGIVCLTGMSTGGRTIDFDAGALNRTLVLENTVVIGSVNSNRRHWEQAAAALARADHSWLDALITHRIPMSDFTTAYEVNDGTIKVVLDLTA, from the coding sequence ATGCGCGCGGTGACGGTTTCTCCCCGAATCCCCGGCTCGCTCTGCCTGGTCGAGGACTGGCCCGAGCCGGCTGTCGAGGAGGGCGGGATCCTGGTCGAGGCGCTGGCGGTGGGGGTCTGCGGGACCGACCAGGACATTATCGCCGGCCATTTCGGCGAGGCACCCCCCGGCCAGGAGCAGCTGGTCATCGGGCACGAGTCGCTCGGCCGGGTGTTGGAGGACCCGACGGGCACCCTGCACCGCGGGGACCTGGTGGCCGCGATCGTGCGGCATCCCGACCCAGTGCCCTGCCTGAACTGCGCCGTGGACGAGTGGGACATGTGTCGCAACGGGCTGTTCACCGAGCACGGCATCAAAGGGCTCCCCGGCTTCGCGCGGGAACGGTGGCGGGTGCAGCCGAGGTTCGCGGTGCCGCTCGGTGCCGCCTTCGCCCGGGTGGGGATGCTGCTGGAACCCACCAGCATCGTCGCCAAGGCGTGGGAACACATCGAGCGGGTCGGCCACCGCGCCCGCTGGGACCCACGGACCACCCTGATCACCGGTGCCGGGCCGATCGGCCTGCTCGCCGCGCTGCTCGCCACCCAACGTGGACTGACCGTGCACGTACTGGACCGAAACACGACGGGGCCGAAGCCGGACCTGGTCCGAGCGCTCGGTGCCACGTACCACACCGAGTCGGTCAACGAGGTGGACCTCCAGCCGGATGTGCTGGTGGAGTGCACTGGCGACCCGAGGGTGGTGCTGGACTCGATGTGCAAGGTTGGCCCGACCGGCATCGTCTGCCTGACCGGCATGTCCACCGGTGGTCGGACCATCGACTTCGACGCCGGGGCGCTGAACCGAACGCTCGTGTTGGAGAACACCGTGGTCATCGGGTCGGTCAACTCCAACCGCCGGCACTGGGAACAGGCCGCGGCGGCGCTGGCCCGGGCCGATCACTCGTGGCTGGACGCCCTGATCACCCACCGGATACCGATGTCCGACTTCACAACCGCGTACGAGGTCAACGACGGGACCATCAAGGTGGTCCTGGACCTCACCGCCTGA
- a CDS encoding NADH-quinone oxidoreductase subunit C: protein MTLDEVGQRMAALLAPVEVTTSVSGGQAYARATVDVPAESWHDALRAARDDDELACDFFDWLSAVDELAAGFDVVVHLWSSTRRHGLLLRTRVPRAAPRVASVVDIYPGAAWHERETHEMFGIDFADHAGLKPLLLPPEFEGHPLRKEFVLASRVAKPWPGAKEPGEAKAGGGRRPMRPPGVPAPGEWGPAPTATESGGTA, encoded by the coding sequence ATGACTCTGGACGAGGTAGGCCAGCGGATGGCCGCGTTGCTCGCCCCGGTCGAGGTCACCACCTCGGTCTCCGGCGGTCAGGCGTACGCCCGAGCCACCGTTGACGTGCCCGCGGAGAGCTGGCACGACGCACTACGCGCGGCCCGGGACGACGATGAACTGGCCTGTGACTTCTTCGACTGGCTCTCTGCGGTGGACGAGTTGGCCGCCGGGTTCGACGTGGTGGTGCACCTGTGGTCCAGTACGCGTCGGCACGGGCTGCTGCTGCGCACCCGGGTGCCCCGCGCGGCACCGCGGGTCGCCTCGGTGGTCGACATCTATCCGGGTGCGGCATGGCACGAGCGCGAGACACACGAGATGTTCGGCATCGACTTCGCCGACCACGCCGGCCTGAAGCCGCTGCTGCTGCCCCCGGAGTTCGAGGGCCATCCGCTGCGTAAGGAGTTCGTCCTCGCCTCCCGGGTGGCCAAGCCCTGGCCGGGGGCGAAGGAGCCGGGTGAGGCCAAGGCTGGTGGCGGTCGTCGGCCGATGCGCCCGCCCGGCGTGCCGGCACCGGGGGAGTGGGGTCCGGCACCGACTGCCACGGAGAGTGGGGGGACGGCCTGA